gaacgTTGCTGCAATATATccaaaaaggatacaaaaaagtaaaaaatttgaAGACATTGGGATTTACAGCTTGCAAGTCATTTCAGAGctccaaatgtgtttttttaggCCAGATGAAAACAAGCAGAACGCCTAAAAACACATTTGCCAAAAAGTGTAGCTTTACTCAAGTTCAGATTTGTCTAACTCTCCATGTTATAGAAGACGCTACCTAttcatggtttaaaaaaaaaaaaagtttgtgatcACGCTAATTCACAAGGGAGCGAAGATTAGGACACAGCACTGTCAAATAAAGCATAGTAGTCACATGCACAATGTCACAGGGCTTCCCTATTAGTGACAAGATGAAAAGGAATGGATTCTGCTTGATGCAACAAAAATGAGGCAAGATCCAGACTGTGTTACAGTTTATTGCTTACTCACAATCAGAAATGGTTCCCAGTGTAACAATTTGTGCCAGGACAGGCCTAGATCATTCTGCTTAATTGCCCACATAATAAGCTTGCACAGGCTTCAAGTCACTTGTATCCCTCCACAATTCAAGGTCAGTAGCTGCATTGGCTTGCAGATCACCAGACAAAGAATAGAGAGGAATGCAAATACATGGCAAAAAGTACTAACAAATGAGATGACCAAGATGAAATGATGCAAGGTTTTCTAAACTCAAACCATTGAGTGGCAATGTTGGTGTAGAGCAAAGAATTAAACTGCTCCTGCCCAGGTACTCAAAATGGTTAAAAACCATAACAGCAAGAAGTCACACGAGTACCTAGAATGCATGGCCAGTAAAAAGTGGAGAACCAGTCTCCATTAACCTGGCAATTCATTCACAAAAccatatgccatttgttatagTCCTGGGGCAGACACTAATGAGGGCGAAAACCTTGTCTGTGGGGAATTTTTGGAGAAACCCATAAAAAAGCAACGCTGCACATAGAACAAGGTGCGTTTTTACAAATGGAGACTTTGTTACAGTATGTGTTTAGATTATCTACATGCACTTCAATTTCACAGCAAGAGTGGCATAGAATACCAACACACAGGAGAGAGCATTCATGCAAGTTATCTAACTCCTTGATAAAATAGTGAATACAATTCAAACTTTTACTAGGATTATACTCAGGGCTTCTTGCAACTACTAGGTGATGGATGTGTAAAGCATGGCCCCTGGAATCATTAGCTAGAAAGGACCCACCACCTCTTCCATTGGTTTTCTTTTTACGCTTTTTCTTCTTCATTATTTCTAATCAACTTTGCTGCGACTCTATCTTGGCAAAACTGGTGAAAACGAAATTGTAATCGTTGAACTGAGCAAACTGGCGGTCAAGACGCTTAAAGCCTTCGATCTTCTGTGCACAGCTAAATGCTGCACGGCATTTGGAGCTCTGAAAATATAAACAAAGGATGTTCAGAAACTCTGAGGTACAAGCATCACTATGCAAACTTCAAAATTTAAGCATGAACAGTACCTGATTAACAAAGAGTGTTGTCACAAATTTCCTTGGCTTGAAAACATCCACGACTTTACTAATCAGATCATCATAACTTGTTAGCGATACGTTAGTTTCAAAACTAACATATGAAAATTCTGGCTCTGGGGTGATGTGAATCGTCCAGTAAGTTCCCTGCGTAAAACAAATTAAAGTTAGGCACAGAATATCAGCAAATTCTAATGTAGAAAATGGGTGCCCTCAACCATGCTCTAGGAATACAGGACTGCTAAAGGATAGTGTTTAGTACAAATGCACTTTGTTTGAGAAATAAGAGACCTACCCTATATTCAGATAAAAAAAAGCTATACATGAATATTTACAAATCAAGGAGACTGAATGAATAGGGAAGTTAGGACTGTATTGCTTAACCATACACATCCAGAACACAAGATCAGACCTTCTACAAAGCCATTCAACAAAAGGAAAGTGAATCCACCCGTCACCACAACAAGTCTTTGAGCACTTGTTATATAATTAAATCAATGAACCACAACATGTTTTATGAGCATCTGTGGAATTTTTTTAACTTACATCTGATTTCATCCCATTCATTGAATAGCCACAAGGACTGAACATTGTAGCATCAATGACAGAACCTGGTATCAGGTCACGAATTCCACTCAcctaaagagaaacaaaaaaaaattaaaatgtatttaactttTTAACTGTCTGACAGATATTAACACCCCAAAATCAGAAAATaaacccaacccccccccccccccccctctccaaaaaccaaacaaaccaaTCACAAACACACTAAGATGTTAACATGTTGCATTTCTACCTACGGTTCTAAAAAGCTAAACCAACTATTTAGGAGTGATCCTACACTTAAGTATgtagaatttattttataaaaacagaAGCCATTTTTAAACTTACACGAGTGACATCATTTGCAGTAACACCATCTTTCATGTAGAACTGGTCCATAACTTCTGTGTTAAGCTCACTCATCAGAATTTCCAGTGTCTGATCTGGTTGATTGATTAAAAATCCATCTGGAACATCCAGGGTGTACAAGTACCTAGAAATGGGAAATCCAATACAGTATAAGAGGTTTGTAAGACACCTGTCACCATATATACTGCAGAAGGTCTGCTAGTTATCTGATAACTTCACCCACTCCCCTTTCAAAGGAGGTGACCATCTGGCTCATTACATAAGCTTGCACAGTCAGCTTTAAGTAGAACACGCtatgcttattaaccccttaaggacacatgacatgtgtgacatgtcatgattcccttttattccagaagtttggtccttaaggggttaaagcagctctATAATAGAGATCATTTGTGCATGTAATAGATTTGTACAGACATGTTAAACAAAGGACATTTAAGATAATTTATGACACTCAATGTCAGTTATAGCAATAAGTTTAAGCAGGAACTGCGTGGTCATTTGCCAATTCATAGTTTAATTTCTTGTGTAAAGTAATTAATTTTGTTGACAGATTGCAGTGGTCTGCAGAACCAGCACTGTGGAATTAAGACAAAACTGAAAGAATAACTCACCAGCAATCAGAATTCATGCGTCCCATGCAATAAGCTGCcccatctaaaaaaataaaaaagtaaataaataatcacATTCGATGTAGATGTTCAGGGTTAATGTGACACTGCAAGGGGAAGACAATCACTTGACTTGCAAATCCTTTACTCCCTTGTCTCATGATGACACTATACAGCTTTAGAGAATAAGATATAGCCTAGGTTGCAAAAATGAACAGGTTACAGAAAAAGATTTTAATTTAGcagagaatattaaaaaaaataaaaataagactgAAGCATTAGGTGCACGCTTGCTCTCAGTGTAGCAATCTCAAAAGTGGCAGAACTAAACTCAATGTATGGATATCTTATTCTGCATGTGGTCATTAGCATAGACTATACATTAAGTTTGTGTACCTACGTGAAGTGGACACGAGTCAAGGTGTGGATGACACCCACAtttagaggaaaaaaaacaaaacaagtgtgCCAACTTACTTGAGAAAATTTCATTTAGGAACTCAACTTCTTCCTGGAAATTTCTGTGTGGGTACTCTTGATGGTCTGGTTTCATGAAGTTTTTACGTGAATAAAAGAAGTTCTGAAtgggaggggagaaaaaaattaaaaaaaaagtcagtacACCTTTACGGTAGCATTAAAACAATACTGGAAAAACTTAAGAGAAATTTCAGGGAAACCTTAAAAGGGAACTGACCAAAT
This region of Pelobates fuscus isolate aPelFus1 chromosome 2, aPelFus1.pri, whole genome shotgun sequence genomic DNA includes:
- the AMD1 gene encoding S-adenosylmethionine decarboxylase proenzyme, with translation MEESSAHFFEGTEKLLEVWFSQQDESKGSGDLRDIPRFEWDKLLENVHCLIISVTKTDKQEAYVLSESSMFVSKRRFILKTCGTTLLLQALVPLLELAREYCGFDDIQNFFYSRKNFMKPDHQEYPHRNFQEEVEFLNEIFSNGAAYCMGRMNSDCWYLYTLDVPDGFLINQPDQTLEILMSELNTEVMDQFYMKDGVTANDVTRVSGIRDLIPGSVIDATMFSPCGYSMNGMKSDGTYWTIHITPEPEFSYVSFETNVSLTSYDDLISKVVDVFKPRKFVTTLFVNQSSKCRAAFSCAQKIEGFKRLDRQFAQFNDYNFVFTSFAKIESQQS